In SAR202 cluster bacterium, one genomic interval encodes:
- a CDS encoding iron-sulfur cluster assembly accessory protein: protein MLEVTSVAAEKIKEVLKEEGTPQAALRVIAIPQGQGVQYMLTMEDETQPDDMTLDRDGLKFLVDSDSAPFLDKATIDFVEDLTRVGFIISNPDFPAASGGCGSGGCGCGAGGCGGGGHEGHGH from the coding sequence ATGCTGGAAGTCACCAGTGTTGCCGCGGAGAAGATTAAAGAGGTCCTGAAGGAAGAAGGCACGCCCCAGGCCGCCCTGCGCGTTATCGCCATACCCCAGGGCCAAGGTGTGCAGTATATGCTCACTATGGAGGATGAGACCCAGCCCGACGACATGACTCTTGACCGCGACGGCCTCAAGTTCCTGGTGGACTCCGACAGCGCCCCCTTCCTGGACAAGGCCACCATCGACTTCGTCGAAGACCTTACCCGCGTCGGCTTCATCATCTCCAACCCCGACTTCCCGGCCGCCAGCGGCGGATGCGGCTCCGGTGGGTGCGGCTGCGGGGCTGGGGGATGTGGCGGCGGCGGTCACGAAGGCCACGGCCACTAG
- a CDS encoding type II toxin-antitoxin system HicA family toxin: protein MGTQRLPQVNGARVVRALRRAGWTVHRVHGSHHMLVNANRPDVTIVVPVHNRPVKKGLLSDILEQAGLSISELKDLL from the coding sequence ATGGGCACTCAACGTCTTCCACAGGTAAACGGTGCAAGAGTTGTTCGGGCATTAAGAAGAGCAGGTTGGACTGTTCATAGAGTCCATGGTTCACATCATATGTTGGTGAATGCTAATAGACCGGATGTTACGATAGTTGTGCCAGTACATAACCGACCCGTCAAAAAAGGACTTTTATCAGACATCCTTGAGCAAGCAGGTCTAAGTATTAGTGAGTTAAAAGATTTGCTTTAG
- the trxB gene encoding thioredoxin-disulfide reductase — MQQYDVIILGGGAAGLSAGLYTTRAMLKTLILEKLGYGGQILVTDVIDNYPGFPEGIKGPDLGILMEKQTKRFGAEMKFEEITGVSRLDAKLKQVHTTEGTYHAKTIIIAAGGSHRKLGVPGEEEFSGKGVSYCAVCDGNFFKGQDVVVVGGGDAALDEGLYLSGLVKQVTVVHRRDELRASKILQERALKNPKFKFLWSHVVEEIKGNGQMDRVQVKDLKSGKSYEYPATGAFIYIGFVSNTEFLKGQVSLDETGHVKTDINMSTGIPGVFAAGDIRSQSFRQLGNAVGDGIAAALSAYKYITEAH, encoded by the coding sequence ATGCAGCAGTATGACGTTATCATCTTAGGCGGCGGCGCCGCGGGCCTCAGCGCCGGCCTTTATACCACCCGCGCCATGCTCAAGACCCTTATCCTGGAAAAGCTGGGCTACGGCGGCCAGATCCTGGTCACCGACGTTATCGATAACTACCCGGGCTTCCCGGAAGGCATTAAAGGCCCGGACCTGGGCATTCTGATGGAGAAGCAGACCAAACGCTTCGGCGCGGAGATGAAGTTTGAGGAGATCACCGGCGTCTCCCGCCTCGACGCCAAGCTGAAGCAGGTCCACACCACTGAGGGCACTTATCACGCCAAGACCATCATCATCGCCGCCGGAGGCTCCCATCGAAAGCTGGGCGTTCCCGGCGAGGAGGAGTTCTCAGGCAAAGGCGTGTCCTACTGCGCCGTCTGCGACGGCAACTTCTTCAAGGGGCAGGACGTAGTGGTGGTCGGCGGCGGCGACGCGGCTTTAGACGAGGGGCTCTACCTGTCGGGCCTGGTGAAGCAGGTCACGGTAGTTCATCGCCGCGACGAGCTTCGCGCCAGCAAAATCCTCCAGGAGCGGGCCTTAAAGAACCCCAAGTTCAAGTTTCTATGGAGCCACGTGGTGGAGGAGATTAAAGGGAACGGACAAATGGACCGGGTGCAGGTCAAAGACCTCAAGTCCGGCAAGAGCTATGAGTATCCCGCCACCGGCGCGTTTATCTACATTGGTTTTGTGTCCAACACCGAGTTCCTGAAGGGCCAGGTGTCCCTGGACGAGACCGGCCACGTAAAGACAGACATAAACATGTCCACCGGCATCCCCGGCGTATTCGCCGCCGGCGACATCCGCTCCCAGTCCTTCCGCCAGCTAGGCAACGCCGTCGGCGACGGTATCGCCGCCGCGCTGTCCGCCTACAAGTACATCACCGAAGCCCATTAA
- a CDS encoding SDR family oxidoreductase, translated as MVSRASALVTGGAGFIGSHLVERLAGLGLRVAVADDLSTGKRENLPTQAKFYPASITSPDLDRVFEAEKPSIVFHNAAQISVSVSVREPAKDAETNVLGILRVLELCRRYKVEKLVFSSTGGALYGEPEYLPCDEGHPINALSPYGTSKYAGEQYMELYGRIHGLKSVALRYGNVYGPRQDPHGEAGVVAIFASMMLAGKQPTIFGDGLQERDFVYVDDVVEANILAMKPGIAGHYNIGTGNGVNVNRVYKILSAALGYKSEAKYGPPRPGDVYKIALDASKARRELGWSPKVGIDDGLRRTADFFRKAVGVQARV; from the coding sequence ATGGTAAGCCGCGCGTCGGCCCTGGTTACCGGCGGCGCGGGATTTATCGGCTCGCACCTGGTCGAACGCTTGGCGGGCCTGGGCCTTCGCGTTGCGGTGGCGGACGACCTCAGCACAGGCAAGCGGGAGAACCTCCCTACCCAGGCCAAGTTCTACCCTGCCTCTATCACCAGCCCTGACCTGGATAGGGTCTTCGAGGCCGAGAAACCCAGCATAGTCTTTCACAACGCCGCGCAGATTAGCGTCAGCGTATCAGTTCGAGAGCCGGCTAAAGACGCGGAGACTAACGTCCTGGGCATCCTTCGAGTGCTGGAGCTATGCCGCCGTTACAAGGTCGAGAAGCTGGTCTTCTCTTCCACCGGCGGCGCTCTGTACGGGGAGCCGGAATACCTCCCCTGCGACGAGGGACACCCCATAAATGCGCTCTCGCCTTACGGGACGTCCAAATACGCAGGCGAGCAGTATATGGAGCTTTATGGCCGCATCCACGGCCTCAAGTCCGTGGCCCTGCGATACGGCAACGTGTACGGGCCTCGGCAGGACCCCCACGGCGAGGCAGGCGTAGTGGCCATCTTCGCCAGCATGATGCTGGCGGGGAAGCAGCCCACCATTTTTGGCGACGGCCTCCAGGAACGGGACTTTGTATACGTGGACGACGTGGTGGAAGCCAACATTCTAGCCATGAAACCCGGCATAGCCGGCCACTACAATATCGGCACCGGAAACGGCGTCAATGTCAATCGTGTGTACAAGATCCTCAGCGCCGCCTTGGGATACAAATCGGAGGCCAAGTACGGGCCGCCCCGTCCGGGGGATGTCTACAAAATCGCCCTGGACGCCTCCAAAGCCCGGCGGGAGCTAGGCTGGTCGCCAAAAGTTGGCATCGATGATGGGCTGCGCCGCACCGCCGATTTCTTTCGAAAGGCTGTGGGCGTCCAGGCGCGGGTTTAA
- a CDS encoding type II toxin-antitoxin system HicB family antitoxin gives MRLSYTVLLIPGEADEGGYWVKIPALPGCVTQGETVEEALKNAEEAVQGYILSLKERGLPIPGENAQTTGLISLVSVEA, from the coding sequence ATGAGACTCTCATATACGGTACTACTAATTCCAGGTGAAGCGGATGAGGGAGGCTATTGGGTCAAAATTCCAGCCCTTCCTGGCTGTGTAACTCAGGGTGAAACCGTAGAGGAAGCGTTAAAAAATGCAGAAGAAGCGGTCCAGGGCTATATCCTCAGTCTGAAAGAGCGCGGGCTTCCCATTCCGGGTGAAAACGCCCAGACTACCGGGCTAATATCACTTGTCTCGGTTGAGGCGTAA
- a CDS encoding thiolase domain-containing protein — protein sequence MRRALETPKELAFEASRAALDDAGLQISDIDCVVGVTAPDAFDGVHMNTEYFADGAGAHGKPYMRSFVGGGSGVFSAIHGWYHIASGYFDTCLVVCEEKMSSSLPHPQGAFNAIYDQFIERPLGVNLLWIFSLEMNRYMNAYKVPMETFARVAQKNKRNGLDHPSSQRGIAGDFTIQQIMESEVMAWPVHRLMVSPISDGAGAVVLASEEFVKKRGLKPVWIEGVGWNLDTSYWTTRDLAYPRYVEKAARMAYDMAGVRDPRKEIHFVEPYDPFAYKELHHLEGLQLADKGQAPRLAEEGFWDRDTTRGIPATPSGGLLGVGNPIAAAGMMKVAELYWQLKGQAGARQVKREVQRGLAQAWGDLMQVGTVIIMGKDKK from the coding sequence ATGCGCCGCGCCCTTGAAACCCCCAAGGAGCTGGCCTTCGAGGCCTCTCGCGCCGCCCTGGACGACGCCGGCCTGCAAATCAGCGACATCGACTGTGTCGTCGGCGTGACGGCACCCGACGCCTTCGACGGCGTTCATATGAACACCGAGTATTTCGCCGACGGCGCAGGCGCCCACGGCAAGCCTTACATGCGGAGCTTCGTCGGCGGTGGCAGCGGTGTCTTTAGCGCTATCCACGGCTGGTACCACATCGCCAGCGGCTACTTCGACACCTGCCTGGTGGTGTGCGAGGAGAAGATGTCCTCGTCGCTGCCTCACCCTCAGGGTGCCTTCAACGCTATCTACGACCAGTTCATCGAGCGCCCTCTGGGGGTGAACCTTCTCTGGATCTTCTCGCTGGAAATGAACCGTTACATGAACGCCTACAAAGTTCCCATGGAGACCTTCGCGCGGGTAGCCCAGAAAAACAAGCGCAACGGCCTCGACCACCCCTCTTCCCAGAGAGGCATCGCCGGCGACTTCACTATCCAGCAAATCATGGAGTCGGAGGTCATGGCCTGGCCGGTGCATCGTCTAATGGTGTCGCCCATCAGCGACGGCGCGGGAGCGGTGGTGCTGGCGTCGGAGGAGTTCGTGAAAAAGCGCGGCCTCAAGCCTGTGTGGATTGAAGGCGTAGGCTGGAACCTAGACACCTCCTATTGGACGACTCGCGACTTAGCCTACCCTCGTTACGTCGAAAAAGCCGCCAGGATGGCCTACGACATGGCGGGCGTCAGAGACCCCCGCAAAGAGATTCACTTCGTCGAGCCATACGACCCCTTTGCTTATAAAGAGCTGCACCATCTGGAAGGGTTGCAGCTAGCGGACAAGGGCCAGGCCCCCCGCCTAGCCGAGGAGGGGTTCTGGGACCGGGACACCACCAGAGGCATCCCTGCCACACCATCGGGCGGCCTCCTAGGCGTTGGCAACCCCATCGCCGCCGCGGGCATGATGAAAGTGGCCGAGCTTTACTGGCAGCTTAAGGGCCAGGCGGGCGCGCGGCAGGTAAAACGGGAGGTGCAGCGGGGGCTGGCGCAGGCCTGGGGCGACCTGATGCAGGTGGGTACGGTCATAATTATGGGCAAGGACAAGAAGTAA
- a CDS encoding protease HtpX produces MNTVKTGFFMMLLGGLLLAVGYLMGGMGGIIVALIFAFVLNFAMYWFSDKIALRMAGAHEATPEAEPVLHSVVDEQVAKAGIPKPKVYIINNDSPNAFATGRSPKHASIAATTGIMRILNRDELGGVIAHELAHVGNRDTLIMTIVATVASALGMIAWMAQWSMIFGGFGGRDRDERGGGGGIIGIVGLLVIAILIPLITTIIRLAISRTREYQADATGARTSGTPEALASALEKLHIGSKRKPMEANTAVAHLFIVEPMHKGAMGFFNADSLMNLLSTHPPIAERVKRLRAVKEGW; encoded by the coding sequence ATGAATACCGTTAAGACCGGCTTCTTCATGATGCTGCTGGGCGGTTTGCTGCTGGCCGTCGGATACCTGATGGGCGGCATGGGCGGCATCATCGTCGCCCTCATTTTCGCCTTCGTCCTGAACTTCGCCATGTACTGGTTCAGCGACAAGATCGCGCTCCGAATGGCCGGCGCCCACGAGGCCACGCCCGAAGCCGAGCCTGTGCTTCATTCGGTGGTCGATGAGCAGGTTGCCAAGGCTGGCATACCCAAGCCCAAAGTTTACATAATTAACAACGACTCCCCCAACGCCTTCGCCACGGGCCGCAGCCCCAAGCACGCTTCCATCGCCGCCACCACGGGCATCATGCGCATTCTCAATCGAGACGAGCTGGGCGGCGTCATCGCCCACGAGCTAGCCCACGTCGGCAACCGCGACACCCTTATCATGACCATAGTCGCCACTGTGGCCTCCGCCCTGGGCATGATTGCCTGGATGGCCCAGTGGTCCATGATATTCGGCGGCTTCGGCGGCCGGGACCGCGATGAGCGGGGAGGAGGCGGCGGGATTATCGGGATCGTTGGCCTGCTGGTCATCGCCATCCTGATACCGCTGATAACCACCATTATTCGACTCGCCATCTCGCGGACTCGCGAGTACCAGGCGGACGCCACCGGCGCCCGCACCTCCGGCACTCCTGAGGCCCTGGCCAGCGCCCTGGAGAAACTCCACATAGGTTCCAAGCGCAAGCCTATGGAGGCCAACACCGCCGTCGCCCATCTGTTCATCGTCGAGCCTATGCACAAGGGCGCAATGGGCTTCTTCAACGCCGACAGCCTGATGAACCTATTATCCACCCACCCGCCCATTGCGGAGCGGGTGAAGCGTCTGAGGGCAGTAAAGGAAGGATGGTAA
- a CDS encoding magnesium chelatase, producing MPTRSKSTTLASLRRSGHKPASVRQEMRKNLAEKIKNGERLFPGIVGYDDTVIPQLENAILAGQDIILLGERGQAKSRIIRQMVSLLNEEVPAIAGCEINDDPFNPICTPCKNRIAKEGDKIEIAWIARDERYSEKLATPDISIADLIGEVDPIKVAEGRYLADEYTIHYGLVPRTNRGIFCINELPDLAERVQVGLFNLMEERDVQIKGYRIRLPLDIFVVATANPEDYTNRGRIITPLKDRYGAQIRTHYPHDTKDEIAIMDQERSRFLNEDQVFIPPYFKEVIADITALARKSQQINQRSGVSVRVSIANLETVIGNATRRALRSNEEWAVPRISDLPYIQASFTGKVEMESFDEGKEGKIIDDLVKRAVLGVFGRHLDVNALQPVVQYFEDGKSVEVGSQTPAAHYVKLLSQVPALEKAIARLGPDKRPEAQSAAVEFVLEGLYLNRKLNRESVNGRTRYGALTAAGAPRREK from the coding sequence ATGCCGACCCGCTCAAAATCAACAACCCTGGCATCCCTTCGACGCTCGGGTCACAAGCCCGCCAGCGTCAGGCAGGAGATGCGCAAGAACCTGGCGGAGAAGATCAAGAACGGCGAGAGGCTCTTTCCAGGCATAGTCGGCTACGACGACACCGTTATACCGCAGCTTGAGAACGCCATTCTGGCGGGCCAGGACATCATCCTTCTTGGAGAGCGAGGCCAGGCCAAGTCCAGGATTATCCGCCAGATGGTCTCCTTATTGAATGAAGAAGTCCCCGCCATAGCCGGCTGCGAAATCAATGACGACCCTTTCAACCCTATATGCACGCCCTGCAAAAACCGCATCGCTAAAGAGGGAGACAAGATAGAGATAGCATGGATCGCCCGCGACGAGCGGTACTCGGAAAAGCTGGCCACCCCCGACATCTCCATCGCCGACCTCATCGGCGAGGTGGACCCGATAAAAGTGGCCGAGGGCCGCTATCTGGCGGACGAGTACACCATCCACTACGGCCTGGTGCCCCGCACCAACCGCGGCATCTTCTGCATCAATGAGCTGCCTGACCTGGCGGAGCGCGTGCAGGTGGGCCTGTTCAACCTCATGGAGGAGCGGGACGTTCAGATAAAGGGCTATCGAATCCGCCTGCCGCTGGACATCTTCGTCGTCGCCACCGCCAATCCGGAGGACTACACCAATCGAGGCCGCATTATCACGCCTTTGAAGGACCGCTACGGCGCCCAGATACGCACCCACTATCCTCACGACACCAAAGACGAAATCGCCATCATGGACCAGGAGCGTTCCCGCTTCCTGAACGAAGACCAGGTTTTCATACCGCCATACTTCAAGGAGGTGATAGCGGACATCACCGCCCTGGCCCGCAAGAGCCAGCAGATAAACCAGCGCTCCGGCGTTAGCGTCCGCGTCTCCATCGCCAACCTGGAGACCGTCATCGGCAACGCCACCCGCCGCGCCCTTCGCAGCAACGAGGAGTGGGCCGTGCCGCGCATCAGCGATCTGCCTTACATTCAAGCCTCCTTCACGGGCAAAGTGGAGATGGAGTCTTTCGACGAGGGCAAGGAAGGAAAGATCATCGACGACCTGGTCAAGCGGGCCGTCCTGGGCGTCTTTGGCCGCCACCTGGATGTCAACGCCCTGCAACCCGTGGTGCAGTATTTCGAGGACGGAAAGTCCGTGGAGGTGGGAAGCCAGACGCCGGCGGCCCACTACGTGAAGCTGCTCTCCCAGGTGCCGGCCCTGGAAAAGGCCATCGCCAGGCTGGGGCCGGACAAGCGCCCCGAGGCCCAGTCCGCCGCCGTGGAGTTTGTCCTGGAAGGCCTATACCTGAACCGCAAGCTCAATCGTGAGAGCGTCAACGGCAGGACGCGCTACGGGGCCCTCACCGCCGCAGGCGCTCCCAGGCGTGAGAAGTAG
- a CDS encoding acetyl-CoA acetyltransferase yields the protein MIFEAATKAYEDAGITPAQVDTFMSVTEDYMEGTAIADEYVPDQLGAVLKPVHTIGADGIAALGAAAMQLATGAFNVAVIEAHSKASNVLRPAHIEAFALDPVFIRPLAFHPHFIAGMEMRAFMESSGLTKEQIAAVVEKNRRRALRNPLAAYPARVSASDVLSSPPVADPLRELEVAQRADGAIVLVLATEEAAKKLSGTAVYIKGVGWSQDTPNLEARDWSRARYAEAAAQRAYKMAGVKNPVREIDFAEVDDAFAYKEPQHLTALGLNGAKLPVNVSGGSLGCGYTHDMSGIRSVLECVLQLRGHAGERQLDRARAGLAQSWRGIPTASGGVMVLGR from the coding sequence ATGATCTTCGAGGCCGCGACTAAGGCCTACGAGGACGCAGGCATAACGCCGGCCCAGGTGGACACCTTTATGTCTGTGACCGAGGACTATATGGAAGGCACCGCCATCGCGGACGAGTATGTGCCCGACCAGCTCGGCGCCGTCCTCAAGCCCGTCCACACTATAGGCGCCGACGGCATCGCCGCCCTGGGCGCCGCCGCCATGCAGCTAGCCACCGGCGCCTTTAACGTCGCCGTCATTGAAGCCCACAGCAAGGCCTCCAACGTCCTCCGCCCCGCTCACATCGAGGCCTTCGCCCTGGACCCCGTTTTCATCCGTCCCCTGGCCTTCCATCCCCACTTCATCGCCGGCATGGAGATGCGGGCGTTTATGGAATCGTCCGGCCTGACGAAGGAGCAAATCGCGGCGGTGGTCGAGAAAAACCGACGCCGCGCCCTTCGCAACCCCCTGGCCGCCTACCCCGCGCGGGTTTCCGCCTCCGACGTGCTCTCCTCGCCGCCCGTGGCCGATCCCCTGCGCGAGCTAGAAGTCGCCCAGCGGGCCGACGGCGCTATCGTTCTGGTACTGGCGACGGAGGAAGCCGCCAAGAAGCTCAGCGGTACGGCAGTTTACATAAAGGGCGTCGGCTGGAGCCAGGACACGCCTAACCTGGAAGCCCGCGACTGGTCCCGCGCCCGCTACGCCGAGGCCGCTGCGCAGCGGGCCTACAAGATGGCAGGCGTTAAGAACCCAGTCCGCGAAATTGATTTCGCTGAGGTTGACGACGCCTTCGCCTACAAGGAGCCTCAGCACCTCACAGCCCTTGGCTTAAATGGCGCCAAGCTGCCGGTCAACGTTTCCGGCGGCAGCCTGGGCTGCGGTTATACCCACGATATGTCAGGCATTCGCAGCGTTCTGGAGTGCGTCCTCCAGCTTCGAGGCCATGCCGGCGAGCGCCAGTTAGACCGCGCCCGCGCCGGCCTGGCGCAGTCCTGGCGGGGCATCCCCACGGCGAGTGGGGGCGTAATGGTGTTGGGGAGATAA
- a CDS encoding DUF2905 domain-containing protein — MDAVGKLLLIAGGVIVLAGLAVLLMNRLGLGRLPGDIVVQRDNFTFYFPWVTSIIVSILLSLVLMIVFRFFVR, encoded by the coding sequence ATGGATGCGGTTGGGAAACTTCTGCTTATCGCGGGCGGGGTGATAGTCCTGGCGGGGCTGGCGGTGCTGCTCATGAACCGGCTGGGCCTTGGCCGCCTCCCAGGCGACATTGTAGTCCAGCGCGACAATTTCACCTTTTACTTTCCCTGGGTCACCAGCATTATAGTCAGCATCCTTTTATCCCTAGTCCTTATGATTGTCTTCCGCTTCTTTGTCCGATGA
- a CDS encoding Zn-ribbon domain-containing OB-fold protein: MKPFAGTSLTDQALAQGEVLATMWRVKADYAWDTGQAVGKFLAGLKEGKLLGVRCPQCKRTLIPPRGFCELCFRPINDWVELQDTGIINTFSISFVNWDATRRETPEIPAVIEIDGASAGMGILHLLGEVGDDLEDIRRRVKIGMRVQAVWKPAAEREGAITDIKYFRLLK, encoded by the coding sequence ATGAAACCCTTCGCTGGAACCTCCCTGACTGACCAGGCCTTAGCCCAGGGCGAAGTCCTGGCGACTATGTGGCGTGTCAAGGCCGACTACGCTTGGGACACCGGCCAGGCTGTCGGCAAGTTCCTCGCCGGACTAAAGGAAGGCAAGCTTCTGGGCGTCCGATGTCCACAGTGCAAACGCACCCTTATCCCCCCTCGCGGCTTTTGTGAGCTTTGCTTCCGCCCCATCAACGACTGGGTGGAACTGCAAGACACCGGCATCATCAACACCTTCTCCATCTCCTTCGTGAACTGGGACGCCACTCGACGCGAGACCCCCGAAATCCCTGCCGTTATAGAAATCGACGGCGCCAGTGCTGGTATGGGTATCCTCCATCTGCTAGGCGAGGTAGGCGATGATCTAGAGGACATACGCCGACGTGTGAAAATCGGTATGAGAGTGCAGGCGGTATGGAAGCCCGCCGCTGAACGAGAGGGCGCGATTACGGATATTAAATACTTCAGGCTATTAAAATAG